DNA from Candidatus Polarisedimenticolia bacterium:
CGCCGGCCGCGTCGTCCTGCCGCAGGCGGCGCAGGCGCGCCTGGCTCTTCCGGCCATCGAGGGTACGCCCGCTTACGACGGGGCCAAGGCACGCTTCGACTCATTGCACCGGCGCTCGGTCCTCCTGAACGGCACGGTGCTTCTGCTTGGCATCGCGTCGATTGCTCTCTATTCCCTGCAGAAACCGAATCCCTAGCACCAGGGCCTGCCCGGCCTCGAGCTGAGGGGCGGGTTGCACGCGGGATGGCCGGAAGAGCCATGCCCAATCTCAGGTGGCGGGAGAGGGCTTCCCCCGCCCCGCTTGACAGACCGCCGCCATGGCTATAGAAAGGCGCGGCCCGCTCACATCAATCGACGCTTGCTGGAGGTCCTGGATGAGATGCCCCGCTCCCCCCCGCCCAAGGCGCTTCCTTGCCGCGACGATCGCCGCGGCGACGTGTTCCGCCGTCCTGCTCCCTGCCGCAGCGCAGGAGGCGCGCCATCCGTTCTCGGTGCGCGACATGGTCGCGATGGAGCGGCTCGCGGGCCCGCAGCCGTCCCCGGACGGCCGGCAGGTGGTCTTCACCCGCCGGGTCTACGATTCCGCCGCCAACAAGAACTCCACCAGCCTCTGGATCGTGGGGTTCGACGGCGGAGAGCCGCGGCGGCTCACCTCCGCGAAGGCGAACGACACCTCCCCCCGCTGGTCGCCGGACGGCCGCACGGTCGCCTTCGTCTCCGACCGCAGCGGGTCGTCGCAGATCTGGATGATCGATCCGGCCGGCGGCGAGGCCCGGCAGGCGACCGACTTCCCGGTGGACGTCGACAATCCGCAATGGTCGCCCGACGGGAAGCGACTCGCCTTCTCGGCGGAGGTCTATCCCGACTGCCCGGATCTCGCCTGCACCGCGAAGCGCGACCGGGAGACCGAGGCCGACCCGGTGAAGGCGCGGGTGTACACGCGCCTCCCCTTCCGGCACTGGGACACCTGGGAGGACGGCAAGCGCAGCCACATCTTCGTCTGGTCCCCGGGCGGAGGGGCGCCCATCGACGTCATGAAGGGGGCCGACGCCGACAGCCCGCCCAAGCCGTTCGGCGGATCGGAAGAGTTCGCCTGGTCCCCCGACGGCCGGTCGATCGCCTTCACCGCCAAGATGGCCGCCAACCCCGCCTGGTCGACCGATCTCAACATCCACCTCGCGGCGGCCGACGGCGGCGGCTTCCGCTGCCTGACCTGCGCCAACGAGGCGCAGGACTCGCAGCCGGCATTCTCGCCCGACGGCCGGACGATCGCCTACCTGGCGATGGCCCGTCCGATGTTCGAGGCCGATCGCCAGCGCGTCGCGCTGTTCGATCTCGCCTCGGGGAAGAGCCGGGCGCTGACCGAGCCCTGGGACCGGTCGGCCGAATCGCTGGCCTGGTCGAGGGACGGCAGGCGGCTGTTCGTCGCCGCGGAGGAAGAGGCGCGCCGGAAGATCTTCTCCGTCGACGCGGCGCGCGGCACGATCGCCGTCGTGGCCGGCGATCACTTCAACAACGACGTCGCCGTGACCTCGCAGGGACGGCTCGTCTTCACGCAGGACTCCCTCGTGTCCCCCGCCGAGATCCACACCTGCCGGCTGGACGGCAGCGAGGCGCGGGCCCTGACGCGCGTCAACGCGCCCCGCCTGGCGCTTCTCGGCATG
Protein-coding regions in this window:
- a CDS encoding S9 family peptidase; translated protein: MRCPAPPRPRRFLAATIAAATCSAVLLPAAAQEARHPFSVRDMVAMERLAGPQPSPDGRQVVFTRRVYDSAANKNSTSLWIVGFDGGEPRRLTSAKANDTSPRWSPDGRTVAFVSDRSGSSQIWMIDPAGGEARQATDFPVDVDNPQWSPDGKRLAFSAEVYPDCPDLACTAKRDRETEADPVKARVYTRLPFRHWDTWEDGKRSHIFVWSPGGGAPIDVMKGADADSPPKPFGGSEEFAWSPDGRSIAFTAKMAANPAWSTDLNIHLAAADGGGFRCLTCANEAQDSQPAFSPDGRTIAYLAMARPMFEADRQRVALFDLASGKSRALTEPWDRSAESLAWSRDGRRLFVAAEEEARRKIFSVDAARGTIAVVAGDHFNNDVAVTSQGRLVFTQDSLVSPAEIHTCRLDGSEARALTRVNAPRLALLGMSRPEEFWFKGAMNDRVHGWILKPVGFREGTRYPLAFLIHGGPQGAWTDHFHYRWNPQAYAGAGYVAVQIDFHGSTGYGQAFTDAIRKNWGGAPYEDLMKGLDYVLQAYPFIDSDRMGALGASYGGYMINWIAGHTDRFKCLVSHDGEFDTRTSYYTTEELWFPEWENGGLPWEPGTTYERWSPALSVQNWKTPMLVVHGARDFRLPETEGFSVFTALQRRGVPSKLLYFPDENHWVLKAKNSILWHDTV